CGCCCGGCAGTGTCAGCGAGGGCACAAAGCCGGCAGCCGGACCGCATTATGGGCATGAGGCTAATCCGGGGATTCGTGATGCGGCGTGCCTGCACAGGCAGGATGAGTTTTTCAAGGCTGTCATCCAACAATATGTTAATCGCCTGATTGATAACCGTGTTCACTAAGGCGAAGATTTGTTATGCCTTGCTCTTGCCTACGGTTTCTTAACGGCTCATTGCTTAGGCTAAACGCAGCAATTTCGCCTAAAACCTTATGGCTTCGAGCAAGTCATAACTGCATCTTTGCATCATGAAAAAGTGTTAATTCCTTAATTTTTATTGCAAATGACTTGCAAATAAAAAATGGAACAAAAAAGGCCGCAAGTTTTTGCGGCCTTTCTGTTTAATACCGGGCTGATTACTCCTCTTCATCCATATCGGACAAATCAAGCAAATGGTAAACGTTCTGCACATCCTCATCCTCCTCTATCTTATCAATAAGCTTGATATTCTCTTCCATCTGCTCCTTAGGCAGTTTCTTTAATTCAACTGTCGGGATTCTCTCAAATCCGCCGCTTACAAGCTCATACTTATGGTCATCCAAATATTTTTGAATTGTACCAAATGATTTGTATCCGCCGTATATATTAATGTAAGTGTTTACGTTACCGTCCTTATCCTCTTCCTCAGCCTTGAATACCTCATCAGCTCCGCAGTCAATAAGCTCTAGTTCAAGCTCATCCATGTCTATAGGTTTCTCCGCATTGTCCTTAATTTTGAATACACATTTGTGGTCAAACATAAAATCAACGCTGCCGGAAGTTTGAAGTGTTCCGCCGAATTTTGTGAAGTAGCTTCTGATGTTTGCTACCGTACGGGTAGGGTTATCTGTTGCGGTCTCTATAAGGATTGCTATGCCGTGAGGCCCATATCCTTCATATACAACCTCTTTGTAATCCTGCTGGTCCTTTTCAGCCGCACGTTTGATGGCTCTGTCAATGTTATCCTTTGGCATGTTTTCAGTCTTTGCAGTCTGAATAATAGCACGCAAGGTTGGATTGAAGTTGGGATCTCCGCCGCCGTTTTTAGCTGCAATAGTTATCTCTTTTCCAAGACGAGTGAACACGCGGGCCATGTGTCCCCATCTCTTAAATTTTCTCTCTTTTCTGAATTCAAATGCTCTTCCCATAAAATTCTGTGTACTAATGAATTGTAACTGCTAATAAAAACAAGCCACCTCTTTTGATACAAGTCTTGTTTTACTTTGCAAGGTCAATTTCTGTCTGTAATCTTGATATGTATTTCTCTATCTCGTAACCCTCCGGAGAGTTAGGATATTCATATTTAATCTTCTGATACATAGCCAGAGCGTCATCCTTCTTGTTGAGAACTTCATAGCTTGTTGCTGCCTTCATCAAATATGCAGCAGAGAAGATATTATCACTGATATCAGCCGCTTTCTTAAAGTAGTCAATGGCAGTCTTATTATCACCTTTATTTACATAAGCATCTCCTATGCAAGCAGTTGCACGTCCAAGCATTATCTTGTCCTTGCCGTTATACTTCTTAAGATAGCTTATAGCCTTATCATAATTGCCAAGCTGGAATTCGCAGATTCCGGCATACAT
The window above is part of the Bacteroidales bacterium genome. Proteins encoded here:
- a CDS encoding tetratricopeptide repeat protein — its product is MSNKNKNLKAQQDANANVGEALTKTELFFEKYKKLMMYVIGGVIVAAALIASYHYFIVVPRQKEAQNQMFVAERYFRLDSFNLALNGDGNALGFAKVAKQYGSKAGEAIYMYAGICEFQLGNYDKAISYLKKYNGKDKIMLGRATACIGDAYVNKGDNKTAIDYFKKAADISDNIFSAAYLMKAATSYEVLNKKDDALAMYQKIKYEYPNSPEGYEIEKYISRLQTEIDLAK
- a CDS encoding YebC/PmpR family DNA-binding transcriptional regulator gives rise to the protein MGRAFEFRKERKFKRWGHMARVFTRLGKEITIAAKNGGGDPNFNPTLRAIIQTAKTENMPKDNIDRAIKRAAEKDQQDYKEVVYEGYGPHGIAILIETATDNPTRTVANIRSYFTKFGGTLQTSGSVDFMFDHKCVFKIKDNAEKPIDMDELELELIDCGADEVFKAEEEDKDGNVNTYINIYGGYKSFGTIQKYLDDHKYELVSGGFERIPTVELKKLPKEQMEENIKLIDKIEEDEDVQNVYHLLDLSDMDEEE